Proteins from a single region of Chryseobacterium sp. T16E-39:
- a CDS encoding DUF47 domain-containing protein, translated as MGIGNIFHAFQPKDKIFFVLFEKVTENLVAMSEEFNNGIKDFDLNDDSMLKKMSDYEHKNDELTHEIFIELGKNFITPFDREDIHTLATGLDDIADYIYASTKYIFLYKSPLMKAYADFSLLIHKACLEIQNAMKNLKGFKNMDQVKEACIKVNSIENIADDLLSNSMVELFETNDAINIIKVSSVLNYLEIVTDKAEDVANTIENIMIKYA; from the coding sequence ATGGGAATTGGAAATATTTTCCACGCTTTTCAGCCTAAAGATAAAATCTTCTTCGTACTTTTTGAAAAAGTAACTGAAAACCTAGTGGCAATGTCTGAGGAATTCAACAACGGAATCAAAGATTTTGACCTTAATGATGACTCTATGTTGAAGAAAATGAGTGATTATGAGCATAAAAATGATGAGCTTACTCACGAGATCTTTATTGAGCTTGGAAAAAACTTTATAACTCCTTTTGACCGTGAAGATATTCACACATTAGCGACAGGTCTGGATGACATAGCAGATTACATCTATGCTTCAACAAAATATATTTTCCTGTATAAATCTCCACTAATGAAGGCTTATGCAGACTTTTCACTATTGATTCACAAAGCATGTCTTGAAATCCAGAATGCGATGAAAAACCTGAAAGGGTTTAAGAATATGGATCAGGTAAAAGAAGCTTGTATTAAAGTAAATTCTATTGAAAATATTGCGGATGATTTACTTTCCAATTCAATGGTAGAATTGTTTGAAACGAATGATGCAATCAATATTATCAAAGTTTCATCTGTACTTAATTATCTTGAAATAGTAACTGATAAGGCAGAAGATGTTGCCAATACTATTGAGAACATCATGATCAAATACGCATAA